The Halomonas sp. HAL1 genome segment ACCAAAACGAACAGCAATGTAATGACTATCCCAGTAACGATGTACGCTGCAGGCTTGCCACTACTAAAGTCTTCCTGTCGCTTTTGGTTACTCTGGACCCCAAGCAAGGCCGCTAATACTGACTTCACCACTGACCACATAAAACCTCCGATTAGGGCTGGTGTGACAACGCACATTGAGGATTCATGGTTAACATTCATTATCATAGACAGACAAAGGTATTACGTTTGGATAAACGGAAAAAATCTAAGCATTTACAGGCAGGTAAATGGCAATCTATAGTTCCGATTATGCGATACTAATTTCCCCCAGGATCAAGCGCCACCCAATGGAGTGACTCATGTTCAAGCACCTTCCAAGCCTACCAGCTAAAAGCCTATTGGCTATTTTCCCATTACTGCTGCTAACAGGTTGTACGACGTATACCTGGCCCGACGGCTCACAGGAAACCGTAATCGGTGTGGTGCCAGAAGAAGAAAATAAACGCTACGAAGAAGAACAGGTAGAAGGGGTACGCTATCGTATTCCGAACGAGATCCCAGAAAAGCGCAGCGAATAAGCATGACGGAAAAAGACGGTCAGACTATTTGTCCATCTTCCGTTTGGTATGCGCAGTCGCCGTTGCGGTCAAAGGGTCTTCTGGCCAAGGATGCCGAGGGTAGCGACCGCGCATTTCTTTACGTACCTCTGGGTAGCCATTTTGCCAGAAACTCATTAAATCTTGGGTGACTTGTAGCGGCCTACGCGCGGGTGAAAGCAGATGAATCATTACGGCAACGCCGCCATTAACGACGGTAGGGGTTACCTGCCAACCAAAGGCCTCTTGCAGCTTCATAGCTAAAACTGGAGGGCATTGGGAAAGGCAAGGCACATAATCCAACATAATCACTTTTCCACTGGGTACTTTAAGCGCTTGAGGTGCCAATTGATCAAACTGGCTTTTCTGTTCCCAGGAGAGTGAATCAAGCAAGTAACACTCTACGGGCAATGCTTCAATTTCGCTCAGTCGATTTATACCGATCAAGTAGGGAGCTAACCAGCTCTCTAATGTGGCTAACAGTGCCTGCTCCGACCAATCGGGCCATTGCTCCCCCAGGTTGGCGCGTAACAGCGTCATGCGCCCGAGCAACTGTTGATGCTTCTTGCCGAACAACCGCCTGGGCTGCTGACGTAAAGCATCCAATAGCGCCTCTTTTACGGTTTCTCCCGGCAAATGCGCCAATGCCCGTTTGGCAATAATAAGGCTAGCGTGCGCCTGCACCTCTTCACCGATTAAACGGCCCTGCTCTTGCGACCATGTTACGCGTGGCTGCCAGAGGCTAATCCCAGGATATAGAGAAAGCAGTGAGGCAAGGGGTAGTTGCTCGCCAGCAATAATGCGCACTTGGTCCCCTGCTGCGCTGTTTAACACGGCGGCCACTAAAAAAGATTGATGTGCCAATGGCTCATTTAACGGCAGCATAGCGGTTTTGCCATTTGCTAGTCGAAACTTACCTGGCTCTATTAACTGGCCGATGCGCTCTGGGTATGCCAGTGCCAAGAGCGGCCCAAGCGGTTGCATCATAGCTTCATCAAGCACGGCCCCTGCTTTCCTAGCAAGCCTAAGGGCTTCGCGCTGCCATTGAGGAAAACGTTTAGGCTGACTGAGCCGGAGTGCTAACGCATCATGCAGCGAGCGCTCTGAGCTGTCCCGCTCCTCCAGTAGAGCTGCTAGCCCACAGGCCAGGGAAACAGCATTGAATTCTGCAGCACGCTCCAGCATCACGGCTATTCGCGGTTCGACTGGCCATTGGGCACAGCGACTGCCCAAGGGGGTTAGCCTGTGTTGCTCGTCTAATATACCAAGCTGCACTAAAAGCGCTTGACCACTGCGCCAAGCACTTTCTGGCGGCGGCGTCACCCAACTCAGCTCATGGGGCGACGCAACCCCCCAACACGCCAGTTCAAGCACCAGCGATGAGAGTTCCGCTTGCTGAATTTCTGGCTCACCGTAAGCGGTTAACGGCTGCTCTTGAGCCCAGAGCCGAAAACAGACGCCCTCCCTTTGCCGACCTGCGCGACCCCGCCGCTGGTCGGCGCTAGCACGGTTGATTCGTCGTGTGGTTAACCACGTTAAGCCCGTGCGCGGCTGAAAAAGCGGCACTCGCTCTAAGCCACCGTCAATCACTACATTGACGCCATCCACCGTAATGCTAGATTCGGTAATCGCAGTGGAGACAATAATACGCTGTTGTGAAGTGTTTACTGCTAATGCCGCTTGTTGCTGCGCGATACTCATCCTACCGTGCAGCGGTCGTATCGCGAGGTCTGGTAGCGCCCTTTCCAACGCTTGTACTAGCCGATTTATCTCGGCCACGCCCGGCAAGATCACTAAGACATCCTGCGTATCAGGCATTAAAAGCGCTTCATTGACTACGCGCAGAGCATGGCTAACACTCTCTTCGCTATTTAAAGAAGGACGATAAAGCGTTGTCACCGGATACTGACGACCATGACACTCAATGGTGGGCACCTGCTCCCCTAACAC includes the following:
- the hrpB gene encoding ATP-dependent helicase HrpB, producing MSDLPIDQHLDHVKNVLVTSNRLMLIAQPGAGKTTRVPLALLRADWVKGQKLLLLEPRRVAARLAANYMAQQLGEKVGQTVGYRMRGDSCVSAQTRLEVVTQGVLTRMLQDDPLLEGVAGIIFDEFHERSLDADVGLALTLDVQSSIRDDLRLLVMSATLDIKALRRVLGEQVPTIECHGRQYPVTTLYRPSLNSEESVSHALRVVNEALLMPDTQDVLVILPGVAEINRLVQALERALPDLAIRPLHGRMSIAQQQAALAVNTSQQRIIVSTAITESSITVDGVNVVIDGGLERVPLFQPRTGLTWLTTRRINRASADQRRGRAGRQREGVCFRLWAQEQPLTAYGEPEIQQAELSSLVLELACWGVASPHELSWVTPPPESAWRSGQALLVQLGILDEQHRLTPLGSRCAQWPVEPRIAVMLERAAEFNAVSLACGLAALLEERDSSERSLHDALALRLSQPKRFPQWQREALRLARKAGAVLDEAMMQPLGPLLALAYPERIGQLIEPGKFRLANGKTAMLPLNEPLAHQSFLVAAVLNSAAGDQVRIIAGEQLPLASLLSLYPGISLWQPRVTWSQEQGRLIGEEVQAHASLIIAKRALAHLPGETVKEALLDALRQQPRRLFGKKHQQLLGRMTLLRANLGEQWPDWSEQALLATLESWLAPYLIGINRLSEIEALPVECYLLDSLSWEQKSQFDQLAPQALKVPSGKVIMLDYVPCLSQCPPVLAMKLQEAFGWQVTPTVVNGGVAVMIHLLSPARRPLQVTQDLMSFWQNGYPEVRKEMRGRYPRHPWPEDPLTATATAHTKRKMDK
- a CDS encoding DUF2970 domain-containing protein is translated as MIMNVNHESSMCVVTPALIGGFMWSVVKSVLAALLGVQSNQKRQEDFSSGKPAAYIVTGIVITLLFVLVLIVLATFAAR